The following proteins are co-located in the Streptomyces sp. NBC_01198 genome:
- a CDS encoding catalase, whose protein sequence is MAETVRNAVEAGHTIPGAPGPKAPSVEEPTAPTGPLPPKPDQRGPETYSPTGQETRVAQKRIAQGGDRLTTAQGARLYDTDHSLKAGPRGPVLLQDHHLREKITHFDHERIPERVVHARGAAAHGVFRGYGAAEGISKAAFLAKGVETPVFVRFSTVLGSRGSADTVRDTRGFATKFYTSEGVFDLVGNNIPVFFIQDAIKFPDVIHAGKPHPDREIPQAQSAHDTFWDFVTLHTEATAHTLWNMSDRGIPRSYRMMEGFGIHTFRLVAADGATTLVKFHWKPKLGVHSLVWEEAQITSGMDPDFHRRDLADAIESGAFPQWELGVQTFPDTEDQMFQGIDLLDPTKIVPEELAPVQPIGLMTLDANPSNYFAETEQVAFHPGHLVPGIDVTDDPLLQGRLFSYLDTQISRLGGPNFGQLPINRTHAPVNDMLRDGMHQTAVHSGVAPYRPNSLDGGCPFLAGADSGAYIESPVEVAAGRKVREAPASFDDHFSQARLFWLSMTPTEREHIIAAYTFELSKCYETAIRERALRVLANIDAELCEQVATGLGLPAPEPEFRLTHPAPSPALSQIGREWPLDGRVVGIVVAEGQDLGGVRDVRQAVREAGMVPLVIAPTGGVLSPDDGPVTVQRTFGNARSIEFDAVLVAGAPAPGADAYGARDAKVDDGAAGAQGVDPRVVLLLNEAYRHGKAIGGWADGLRALESAGIAAGAEGVAVGTEPGTVLERITALLAGHRAWDRFAPAV, encoded by the coding sequence GTGGCCGAGACGGTCAGGAACGCGGTCGAGGCAGGTCACACGATTCCTGGCGCCCCCGGCCCGAAGGCACCGTCCGTCGAGGAGCCGACCGCGCCGACCGGCCCCCTGCCGCCCAAGCCCGACCAGCGCGGCCCGGAGACGTACAGCCCCACCGGCCAGGAGACCAGGGTCGCGCAGAAGAGGATCGCGCAGGGCGGCGACCGGCTGACCACCGCGCAGGGCGCCCGGCTGTACGACACGGACCACTCGCTCAAGGCGGGCCCGCGCGGTCCGGTGCTGCTGCAGGACCACCACCTGCGGGAGAAGATCACCCACTTCGACCACGAGCGGATCCCGGAGCGGGTGGTGCACGCGCGCGGCGCCGCCGCCCACGGCGTCTTCCGCGGCTACGGTGCCGCGGAAGGCATCAGCAAGGCCGCTTTCCTTGCCAAGGGCGTCGAGACGCCCGTCTTCGTGCGGTTCTCCACCGTGCTCGGCTCGCGCGGCTCGGCCGACACAGTGCGGGACACCCGGGGCTTCGCGACGAAGTTCTACACCTCGGAGGGCGTCTTCGACCTGGTCGGCAACAACATCCCGGTGTTCTTCATCCAGGACGCGATCAAGTTCCCCGACGTGATCCACGCGGGCAAGCCGCACCCCGACCGGGAGATCCCGCAGGCGCAGAGCGCCCACGACACCTTCTGGGACTTCGTCACCCTGCACACCGAGGCCACCGCCCACACGCTGTGGAACATGTCCGACCGCGGCATCCCGCGCTCGTACCGGATGATGGAGGGCTTCGGCATCCACACCTTCCGGCTGGTCGCCGCGGACGGGGCGACCACGCTGGTGAAGTTCCACTGGAAGCCGAAGCTCGGGGTGCACTCCCTGGTGTGGGAGGAGGCGCAGATCACCAGCGGGATGGACCCGGACTTCCACCGGCGCGACCTCGCGGACGCGATCGAGTCCGGCGCCTTCCCGCAGTGGGAGCTCGGGGTGCAGACCTTCCCCGACACCGAGGACCAGATGTTCCAGGGCATCGACCTCCTGGACCCGACGAAGATCGTGCCGGAGGAGCTCGCGCCCGTCCAGCCGATCGGTCTGATGACGCTCGACGCCAACCCGTCGAACTACTTCGCCGAGACCGAGCAGGTCGCCTTCCACCCCGGCCACCTCGTGCCCGGTATCGACGTCACCGACGACCCGCTGCTCCAGGGCCGGCTCTTCTCGTACCTGGACACCCAGATCAGCCGCCTCGGCGGCCCCAACTTCGGCCAGCTGCCGATCAACCGTACGCACGCCCCGGTCAACGACATGCTCCGCGACGGCATGCACCAGACCGCCGTCCACAGCGGAGTGGCGCCCTACCGGCCCAACTCCCTCGACGGCGGCTGCCCGTTCCTCGCTGGCGCCGACTCCGGCGCCTACATCGAGTCCCCCGTCGAGGTGGCGGCGGGCCGCAAGGTGAGGGAGGCCCCGGCGTCCTTCGACGACCACTTCAGCCAGGCCCGGCTGTTCTGGCTCAGCATGACGCCCACCGAGCGCGAGCACATCATCGCCGCGTACACCTTCGAGCTCAGCAAGTGCTACGAGACGGCGATCAGGGAACGGGCGCTGAGGGTACTCGCCAACATCGATGCGGAGCTGTGCGAGCAGGTCGCCACCGGTCTCGGGCTGCCCGCGCCCGAGCCGGAGTTCCGGCTCACCCATCCTGCTCCGAGCCCCGCGCTGTCCCAGATCGGGCGGGAGTGGCCGCTGGACGGAAGGGTCGTCGGCATCGTCGTGGCCGAGGGTCAGGACCTCGGCGGTGTCCGTGACGTTCGCCAGGCCGTACGGGAGGCCGGCATGGTCCCGCTGGTCATCGCCCCGACGGGCGGCGTGCTCAGCCCGGACGACGGCCCCGTCACGGTGCAGCGCACCTTCGGCAACGCCCGCTCCATCGAATTCGACGCCGTCCTGGTCGCCGGCGCGCCTGCCCCGGGGGCCGACGCCTACGGCGCACGCGACGCCAAGGTGGACGACGGCGCGGCCGGCGCGCAGGGCGTCGACCCGCGGGTCGTGCTGCTGCTCAACGAGGCGTACCGGCACGGCAAGGCGATCGGCGGCTGGGCCGACGGTTTGCGGGCGCTGGAGTCCGCCGGCATCGCGGCCGGGGCCGAAGGTGTCGCTGTCGGCACCGAACCCGGCACCGTCCTGGAACGGATCACGGCGCTGCTGGCGGGCCACCGCGCCTGGGACCGCTTCGCCCCGGCTGTCTGA
- a CDS encoding peptide ligase PGM1-related protein has translation MISEHEHPGALVVLANFVSPLAVDLREESVLRQWSEQAPRKLWLMRPGDVVITPVPFNDPFRRYVFDRLGIPDGSVTVITVPDTPHLPMAEALAAHGLLEPLRALVRERPGARLLPTALDEASVALAADLGVPVAPYEHGVPGPGVLQRVADLNTKSGFRGIAGDLGLRLPTGRVCTGAELTRVTRELLAAHERLVVKPDRSAGGHGMHFVARDDPAPHPAPPPDSRWVVEEYVDHTRAVSAQGYVTAARVEVTYDGEMRMSGGSFAGYRSPLDGVSGTARRELAHWTRALGRHLAAGGYRGPYSLDAVCTEDDVLYALECNVRRTATTTAQAMVTRLVPTGGAVPAWSTGTMAAVSPLSFDTALARLGEAGLDFRPGDTEGVLLYADCPPDGRGWRYAALARDHTRLTELEVRLAASLGHEAL, from the coding sequence GTGATCAGCGAGCACGAGCACCCGGGCGCCCTCGTCGTCCTGGCCAATTTCGTCTCCCCGCTGGCGGTCGACCTGCGGGAGGAATCGGTCCTTCGCCAGTGGTCGGAACAGGCACCTCGCAAGCTGTGGCTCATGCGGCCCGGCGATGTCGTGATCACCCCCGTCCCCTTCAACGACCCCTTCCGCCGCTACGTCTTCGACCGGCTGGGAATCCCGGACGGCTCCGTCACCGTCATCACCGTGCCCGACACGCCGCACCTCCCCATGGCCGAGGCACTGGCCGCGCACGGTCTGCTTGAGCCCCTGCGCGCCCTGGTCCGTGAGCGCCCGGGAGCCCGTCTCCTGCCGACCGCGCTGGATGAGGCCTCCGTCGCCCTGGCCGCGGACCTCGGCGTGCCCGTCGCCCCTTACGAGCACGGCGTGCCGGGCCCTGGCGTCCTGCAGCGGGTCGCCGACCTGAACACCAAGTCCGGCTTCCGCGGCATCGCCGGCGACTTGGGCTTGCGGCTGCCGACCGGCCGGGTGTGCACCGGGGCGGAACTCACCCGGGTGACCCGCGAACTCCTGGCGGCGCACGAGCGGCTGGTCGTCAAACCCGACCGGTCGGCCGGCGGCCACGGCATGCACTTCGTCGCCCGTGACGACCCGGCCCCGCACCCGGCACCACCACCTGACAGCCGCTGGGTCGTGGAGGAATACGTCGACCACACCAGAGCGGTCAGCGCCCAGGGGTACGTCACCGCCGCCCGGGTCGAGGTCACCTACGACGGCGAGATGAGGATGAGCGGCGGCTCCTTCGCCGGCTACCGCTCGCCGCTGGACGGGGTGTCCGGCACAGCACGCCGGGAACTGGCCCACTGGACACGGGCGCTGGGCCGGCATCTGGCCGCCGGGGGCTACCGGGGGCCCTACAGCCTGGACGCGGTGTGCACTGAGGACGACGTCCTCTACGCCCTGGAGTGCAACGTGCGGCGGACCGCGACCACCACCGCCCAGGCGATGGTGACCCGGCTCGTCCCCACCGGCGGTGCGGTGCCCGCGTGGTCCACCGGGACGATGGCCGCGGTCTCACCGCTGTCCTTCGACACGGCGCTCGCGCGCCTGGGCGAGGCGGGACTGGACTTCCGGCCAGGCGATACCGAAGGAGTGCTCCTCTACGCCGACTGCCCGCCCGACGGGCGAGGCTGGCGCTACGCAGCCCTCGCACGCGACCACACCCGGCTGACCGAGCTGGAGGTCCGGCTGGCGGCGTCGCTCGGACACGAAGCCCTCTGA
- a CDS encoding hemerythrin domain-containing protein yields the protein MDAIVLLKDDHKTVEKLFKEFEQAGDRAYKTKRRIADTVIQELTVHTWIEEKIFYPAARAAVPETTDHVLESVEEHHVVLWMLSELAGLDPEDERFDAKMTVLMENVRHHVEEEEQEWFPQVRAALGRTRLTEIGEQLEAAKPTAPRDPLKVPSADA from the coding sequence ATGGATGCGATCGTGCTGCTGAAGGACGACCACAAGACGGTCGAGAAGCTGTTCAAGGAGTTCGAGCAGGCCGGCGACCGCGCGTACAAGACAAAGCGACGGATCGCCGACACGGTGATCCAGGAACTGACGGTCCACACCTGGATCGAGGAGAAGATCTTCTACCCGGCGGCCCGTGCGGCGGTACCGGAGACCACCGACCACGTCCTGGAGAGCGTGGAGGAGCACCACGTCGTGCTCTGGATGCTCTCCGAGCTGGCCGGCCTCGACCCGGAGGACGAGCGCTTCGACGCCAAGATGACCGTCCTGATGGAGAACGTGCGCCACCACGTGGAAGAGGAGGAGCAGGAGTGGTTCCCGCAGGTGCGTGCCGCCCTGGGCCGCACGCGCCTGACGGAGATCGGCGAGCAACTGGAGGCCGCCAAGCCCACCGCTCCCCGCGACCCGCTCAAGGTGCCCAGCGCCGACGCGTAG
- a CDS encoding SDR family oxidoreductase — protein MPDSVAVVTGASQGIGRATAIRLARDFTSVVLVARNRSHLEDTAAQVRAAGAGTRVIDLDLSAPAAARTVVDEALAAFGRIDTLVNIAGAVPQIDLFEMTDEQWDAGMALKLHGARRLTIEAWPALVEAKGSVVLMSGNSAIFPKAPYAAVGTINAAIAALAKAFSDRGITDGVQVNSVMPGAVLTGRRRSYLEHWAPAHGMTVEDAISRFPQEAEIERFGQAEEIAELIGFLVSPAARWMTGSTLRMDGGEVKSV, from the coding sequence ATGCCCGACTCCGTAGCGGTGGTCACCGGGGCGAGCCAGGGGATCGGCCGCGCCACGGCGATCCGGCTTGCGCGCGACTTCACCTCGGTGGTGCTCGTCGCGCGCAACCGGTCCCACCTGGAGGACACCGCCGCCCAGGTGCGGGCGGCCGGTGCCGGGACCCGCGTCATCGACCTGGACCTCTCCGCGCCCGCGGCGGCCAGAACCGTGGTGGACGAGGCGCTCGCGGCGTTCGGCCGCATCGACACGCTGGTCAACATCGCCGGCGCCGTACCGCAGATCGACCTGTTCGAGATGACGGACGAGCAGTGGGACGCGGGCATGGCCCTCAAGCTCCACGGCGCCCGGCGGCTGACGATCGAGGCCTGGCCCGCGTTGGTCGAGGCCAAGGGCTCCGTCGTGCTGATGTCCGGCAACTCCGCGATCTTCCCCAAGGCGCCGTACGCGGCCGTCGGGACGATCAACGCTGCCATCGCCGCCCTCGCCAAGGCCTTCTCCGACCGCGGCATCACCGATGGCGTCCAGGTCAACAGCGTGATGCCGGGCGCCGTCCTGACGGGCCGCCGCCGCTCCTACCTGGAACACTGGGCGCCCGCCCACGGCATGACGGTCGAGGACGCCATCAGCCGATTCCCGCAGGAGGCCGAGATCGAGCGCTTCGGCCAGGCGGAGGAGATCGCCGAGCTGATCGGCTTCCTGGTCTCGCCGGCGGCGCGCTGGATGACCGGTTCGACCCTGCGGATGGACGGCGGCGAGGTCAAGTCCGTCTGA
- a CDS encoding alpha/beta fold hydrolase — protein sequence MADIAYRTADVDGLKVFYREAGAADAPALILLHGFPSAGHMFRELIPLLADRFHIIAPDLPGFGKSDMPARGDFEYTFEHITDVIDRLTETLGLDRFALYVFDYGAPVGFRIATRHPERITAIISQNGNAYEDGLSDGWAPVQAYWKDPSEATRDGIRTLIQPETTVWQYTHGVPDETRVSPDGYELDNHYLTRPGADDIQLDLFLDYADNVALYPTFQEYFRTSRPPLLAVWGRNDPFFLPAGAEAFRRDIPDADVRLLDTGHFALETHVEEIAGAIRAFLPA from the coding sequence ATGGCGGACATCGCATACCGCACCGCGGATGTGGACGGTCTGAAGGTGTTCTATCGCGAGGCCGGCGCAGCGGACGCGCCTGCACTGATCCTGCTGCACGGCTTCCCGTCGGCCGGCCACATGTTCCGGGAGCTGATCCCGCTGCTCGCGGACCGGTTCCACATCATCGCTCCCGACCTGCCCGGCTTCGGCAAGTCGGACATGCCCGCCCGGGGCGACTTCGAGTACACCTTCGAGCACATCACCGACGTGATCGACCGGCTGACGGAGACACTCGGCCTTGACCGCTTCGCGCTGTACGTCTTCGACTACGGCGCGCCCGTCGGGTTCCGGATCGCCACCCGGCACCCCGAGCGGATCACCGCGATCATCTCGCAGAACGGCAACGCGTACGAGGACGGTCTGAGCGACGGCTGGGCTCCCGTGCAGGCGTACTGGAAGGACCCGTCGGAGGCCACCAGGGACGGGATCCGGACACTCATCCAGCCGGAGACGACGGTCTGGCAGTACACCCACGGGGTTCCCGACGAGACGCGGGTCAGCCCGGACGGCTACGAGCTGGACAACCACTACCTGACCCGCCCAGGCGCGGACGACATCCAGCTGGACCTGTTCCTCGACTACGCGGACAACGTCGCGCTGTACCCGACGTTCCAGGAGTACTTCCGGACCAGCAGGCCTCCGCTGCTCGCCGTCTGGGGCAGGAACGACCCGTTCTTCCTCCCCGCCGGGGCCGAGGCCTTCAGGCGCGACATCCCGGACGCAGACGTCCGCCTCCTCGACACCGGCCACTTCGCGCTGGAGACCCACGTCGAGGAGATCGCCGGCGCGATCCGCGCCTTCCTGCCGGCATGA
- a CDS encoding alpha/beta fold hydrolase, producing MQESAVRVVLAHGAWSDGSSWNKVIAGLRSEGVRAVAVPLPLTSLADDVAALDRTLERVDGPVVVVGHAYAGAVIASTTSEKVAALVYVAALAPDEGETVADVFYRNEPHPQAPELGPDRHQLIWLPEEAFATAFAQQASTDDQAVLAAAQRPLAAASIGVPVGRPAWKDAPSWFLVAEEDRMIPAETQRFMAERMKARVRTVPADHVPMVTAPSAVVDIVMEAVREVESGR from the coding sequence ATGCAGGAGAGCGCGGTCAGGGTGGTACTGGCGCACGGCGCCTGGTCCGACGGGTCCAGCTGGAACAAGGTGATCGCCGGCCTGCGGTCCGAGGGGGTGCGCGCGGTCGCCGTGCCACTGCCGCTGACCTCGCTTGCCGACGACGTCGCGGCGCTCGACCGGACGCTGGAGCGGGTCGACGGCCCGGTCGTCGTGGTGGGGCACGCCTACGCCGGCGCGGTGATCGCGTCGACGACCAGCGAGAAGGTCGCGGCACTGGTGTACGTCGCGGCGCTCGCCCCCGACGAGGGCGAGACGGTCGCCGATGTCTTCTACCGGAACGAGCCGCATCCGCAGGCCCCCGAACTCGGCCCGGACCGCCACCAGCTGATCTGGCTGCCCGAGGAGGCCTTCGCGACGGCTTTCGCCCAGCAGGCCTCGACGGACGACCAGGCAGTGCTTGCCGCCGCCCAGCGGCCTCTCGCGGCGGCGTCGATCGGGGTCCCGGTGGGGCGTCCGGCCTGGAAGGACGCGCCGAGCTGGTTCCTGGTGGCAGAGGAGGACCGGATGATCCCCGCGGAGACCCAGCGCTTCATGGCCGAGCGGATGAAGGCCCGGGTGCGCACGGTCCCGGCCGATCACGTGCCCATGGTCACCGCACCCTCGGCGGTCGTCGACATCGTCATGGAAGCGGTGCGCGAGGTCGAATCCGGCCGCTGA
- a CDS encoding CGNR zinc finger domain-containing protein — protein MVQHAPALFLADALGLDFLNSIATPLDREIDWIEDGDGLLSWLEQAEAAPPRVLAELREQALPGELDKLAAQARSLREELRTFVHQRRGRPLPPEDLGELAPLNRLLARDEQFLQLTAGPEGAPGLHLHRTRRWRSPDALLQPIAEALARFLSEENFVDVKACEGPACTLMFVDHTRGRVRRWCSMAICGNRAKQAAHRTRLKTTSGAGSTA, from the coding sequence ATGGTCCAACACGCTCCGGCTCTCTTTCTCGCCGACGCGCTCGGCCTGGACTTCCTCAACTCGATTGCCACACCGCTCGACAGGGAGATCGACTGGATCGAGGACGGCGACGGCCTCCTGTCCTGGCTGGAGCAGGCGGAAGCGGCGCCGCCCCGGGTCCTCGCGGAGCTGCGCGAGCAGGCCCTGCCCGGCGAGCTCGACAAGCTCGCCGCCCAGGCGCGGAGCCTGCGCGAAGAGCTCAGAACGTTCGTCCACCAGCGCCGGGGCCGGCCCCTCCCGCCGGAGGACCTCGGGGAGCTGGCACCGCTGAACCGGCTGCTGGCGCGCGACGAGCAATTCCTCCAGCTCACCGCCGGGCCGGAGGGTGCACCCGGCCTTCACTTGCACAGGACGCGCCGCTGGCGCTCACCCGATGCGCTGCTCCAGCCCATCGCCGAGGCGCTGGCGCGGTTCCTCAGCGAGGAGAACTTCGTGGACGTCAAGGCGTGCGAAGGGCCGGCGTGCACGCTCATGTTCGTCGACCACACCCGAGGACGCGTCCGCAGGTGGTGCAGCATGGCGATCTGCGGCAACCGCGCGAAACAGGCCGCACACCGGACCCGGCTCAAGACCACCTCCGGCGCCGGCAGCACCGCCTGA
- a CDS encoding pyridoxamine 5'-phosphate oxidase family protein, with the protein MTTQGSAKQPTAELDDRYSSALNPRPGAAAATATEWDQAQQHLEAAGIFWLSTARPDGRQHVTPVIAAWHEGVLYFSTGTHEQKAKNLAHDGHCALTTGGNSLTEGLDLVVEGTAQRVADPAALEVMITAYEAKYRSHITSPEGTFHGIGDAIRGGHVAAFAVTPAAAYGFGRNGGVYTHTRWTF; encoded by the coding sequence ATGACGACACAGGGATCCGCAAAACAGCCCACCGCCGAGCTCGACGACCGCTACAGCTCCGCGCTCAATCCCCGCCCCGGCGCCGCGGCCGCCACGGCGACCGAATGGGATCAGGCACAGCAGCACCTCGAGGCCGCCGGGATCTTCTGGCTGTCCACAGCGCGACCCGACGGCCGGCAGCACGTCACTCCCGTGATCGCCGCCTGGCACGAAGGAGTGCTGTACTTCTCCACCGGCACGCACGAGCAGAAGGCAAAGAACCTGGCCCATGACGGCCACTGCGCACTGACCACCGGGGGGAACTCCCTCACCGAGGGGCTCGACCTCGTGGTCGAGGGCACGGCGCAGCGGGTTGCCGATCCGGCAGCCCTGGAGGTGATGATCACGGCGTACGAGGCGAAGTACCGGTCGCACATCACGTCACCCGAGGGCACCTTCCACGGCATCGGGGACGCCATCCGCGGTGGCCACGTGGCGGCTTTCGCGGTGACCCCGGCCGCCGCGTACGGCTTCGGTCGCAACGGTGGGGTGTACACCCACACCCGGTGGACGTTCTGA
- a CDS encoding class I SAM-dependent DNA methyltransferase has protein sequence MKADSWLVDTSVSYDTVAASYADKMRGVLGDEPYIRAALALFADAVRGAGGGPVADVGCGPGHITAHLNSLGVDAFGIDLSPGMVEVARGDHPGVRFEVGSMTALDLDEASIAGALSFWSLIHIPDEAVPAVLAGFRRVLRSGAPLLIGFHVGDGSKLKTEGYGGHPMKVHVHRRRPARVGAWLREAGFTVEAEMLLDPEGSAPGAILFTRSSG, from the coding sequence ATGAAAGCGGACAGCTGGTTGGTGGACACCTCGGTCTCGTACGACACGGTGGCAGCAAGCTACGCCGACAAAATGCGCGGCGTTCTGGGTGACGAGCCCTACATACGGGCAGCTCTGGCCCTGTTCGCCGACGCCGTCCGTGGCGCCGGCGGAGGGCCCGTGGCCGACGTGGGATGCGGACCGGGCCATATCACCGCCCACCTCAACAGCCTGGGCGTCGACGCCTTCGGAATCGACCTCTCCCCCGGGATGGTCGAGGTGGCTCGCGGTGACCACCCGGGAGTCCGGTTCGAGGTCGGCTCGATGACGGCTCTCGACCTCGACGAGGCGTCCATCGCCGGCGCGCTCTCCTTCTGGTCGCTGATCCACATCCCTGACGAGGCCGTCCCGGCGGTGCTCGCCGGCTTCAGGCGAGTGCTGCGTTCCGGAGCACCGCTGCTGATCGGCTTTCACGTGGGCGACGGGTCGAAGCTCAAGACGGAGGGCTACGGCGGTCACCCGATGAAGGTCCACGTCCACCGGCGCCGGCCCGCCCGAGTGGGCGCTTGGCTGCGCGAGGCCGGGTTCACGGTCGAGGCCGAGATGCTGCTCGATCCGGAAGGAAGCGCTCCGGGTGCGATCCTCTTCACTCGCAGTTCCGGCTGA
- a CDS encoding acetylxylan esterase, with translation MPLTDLTVPQLAAYRCATPEPADFDAFWKRTLAEAQPSASFASHPTPLRTVTVQDVTFTGFGGAAVRGWLLVPAHAEGPLPCVVEIPGYGGGRGLPHDSLVYSAAGYAHFIMDLRGQGAHWLVGDTPDPDASPEPHYPGFMTSGIALPESYYFRRVITDAVCAVRAIAAHPAVDAERIALMGGSAGAGVALAATGLGAPVRCLIADVPYLCDIRRGCELATEGPYLEVVGFLRARRDLVDQVMRTLSYVDGVFFARRASVPALFSAALMDPICPPSTAYAAYNAYAGPAEMRLWEFNGHEGGEGFQQLRRLDFLAEAL, from the coding sequence ATGCCCTTGACCGATCTCACGGTCCCGCAGCTCGCGGCGTACCGCTGCGCCACTCCGGAGCCAGCGGATTTCGACGCGTTCTGGAAGCGCACTCTGGCGGAGGCCCAGCCGTCGGCGAGCTTCGCGTCGCATCCGACACCGCTGCGTACCGTCACCGTCCAGGATGTGACCTTCACCGGCTTCGGTGGAGCGGCAGTACGCGGGTGGTTGCTGGTGCCGGCCCACGCCGAGGGGCCGCTGCCCTGCGTGGTGGAGATCCCGGGCTACGGCGGCGGGCGCGGCCTGCCGCACGACTCGCTCGTCTACTCGGCCGCCGGGTACGCACACTTCATCATGGACCTGCGCGGTCAGGGGGCGCACTGGCTGGTCGGTGACACCCCCGATCCGGACGCCTCCCCGGAACCGCACTACCCCGGCTTCATGACCAGTGGCATCGCCCTCCCGGAGAGTTACTACTTCCGACGGGTCATCACGGACGCGGTGTGCGCGGTGCGCGCGATCGCCGCGCATCCGGCTGTCGACGCGGAACGCATCGCTCTGATGGGCGGCAGCGCCGGTGCGGGTGTCGCGCTCGCGGCGACCGGGCTCGGCGCTCCCGTGCGCTGCCTGATCGCCGACGTGCCCTACCTGTGCGACATTCGGCGCGGGTGCGAGCTCGCCACCGAGGGCCCCTACCTTGAGGTGGTGGGCTTTCTGCGCGCTCGGCGCGACCTCGTCGACCAGGTCATGCGGACGCTGTCCTACGTCGACGGGGTGTTCTTCGCGCGGCGGGCATCGGTTCCGGCGCTCTTCAGCGCCGCGCTGATGGACCCGATATGCCCGCCGTCGACGGCGTACGCGGCCTACAACGCCTACGCCGGCCCCGCGGAGATGAGGCTGTGGGAGTTCAACGGGCACGAGGGCGGCGAAGGCTTCCAGCAGTTGCGCCGGCTGGACTTCCTCGCCGAGGCACTGTGA
- a CDS encoding type II toxin-antitoxin system PemK/MazF family toxin, which translates to MSSQIWVVTGAVVLMAVAAAVVVAWRRIRQGSTPSTAPARGSGPRRGEVWWAEVPYEDVVGAKDRPCLVISVRGRKARVAKITSRFHEELPGVVALPVGTVDDAEGRRSYLETNELRTVSLSAFRRRAGSLDARTMKGLGLR; encoded by the coding sequence ATGAGCTCGCAGATCTGGGTGGTGACGGGTGCCGTCGTCCTCATGGCAGTGGCGGCAGCCGTGGTGGTGGCATGGCGGCGAATCCGCCAGGGGTCCACGCCCTCCACCGCCCCGGCTCGTGGCAGTGGCCCTCGGCGTGGCGAGGTGTGGTGGGCCGAGGTCCCCTACGAGGACGTCGTCGGGGCGAAGGACCGCCCGTGCCTGGTCATATCGGTGCGGGGCCGGAAGGCGAGGGTCGCGAAGATCACCTCCCGCTTCCACGAGGAACTCCCCGGGGTCGTCGCGCTTCCGGTCGGCACCGTCGACGACGCCGAGGGCCGGCGGAGCTACCTGGAGACCAACGAGCTGCGCACCGTCTCGCTCTCGGCTTTCCGGCGTCGCGCGGGCAGCCTCGACGCGCGCACGATGAAGGGCCTGGGCCTGCGCTGA
- a CDS encoding GNAT family N-acetyltransferase, whose protein sequence is MHSSTRIRLIEPADAATIAAHRVRDVEAFRPWEPAHPADFFTPEGQAARIDGLLAGHRAGAVWPGVVLADDQVIGQVTVGGILPQPHLRRGSVGYWIASVAQNQGHAGRAVGLLLQVMTDELGLHRAEASTNLENLPSQRVLRRNGFAPYGVAHSSIFLDGSWRDGLLWERILGG, encoded by the coding sequence ATGCACAGCAGCACCAGGATCCGCCTGATCGAGCCCGCCGACGCCGCCACGATCGCCGCGCATCGGGTGCGGGACGTCGAGGCCTTCCGGCCGTGGGAACCGGCCCATCCGGCCGACTTCTTCACCCCGGAGGGCCAGGCCGCGCGGATCGACGGCCTGCTGGCCGGGCACCGGGCCGGCGCGGTCTGGCCGGGTGTGGTCCTCGCCGACGACCAGGTGATCGGGCAGGTCACCGTCGGAGGCATCCTGCCCCAGCCGCACCTGCGCCGCGGCTCCGTCGGCTACTGGATCGCGAGCGTCGCCCAGAACCAGGGGCACGCGGGGCGCGCCGTCGGGCTGCTGCTCCAGGTGATGACGGACGAACTCGGCCTGCACCGGGCCGAAGCGTCCACCAACCTGGAGAATCTGCCCTCACAGCGGGTGCTGCGCCGCAACGGCTTCGCCCCGTACGGCGTCGCGCACTCCTCGATCTTCCTCGACGGGAGCTGGCGGGACGGGCTGCTGTGGGAGCGGATCCTCGGCGGCTGA
- a CDS encoding GlcG/HbpS family heme-binding protein: MTTLTLQEAMDRTAAGIAKATEMGVAMNVAIVDAGGHLLHFSRMEDAWLGSVDIAVKKARTAVLFKMPSAAIGELSQPGGDLYNIEITNGGLVSFSGGLPIVGADGRIVGGVGASGGLISEDAAVAEACLAHQ, from the coding sequence GTGACGACCCTGACGCTGCAGGAGGCGATGGACCGCACGGCCGCCGGTATCGCCAAAGCCACCGAAATGGGCGTGGCCATGAACGTCGCCATCGTGGATGCCGGGGGCCATCTGCTGCACTTCTCGCGGATGGAAGACGCCTGGCTCGGCTCCGTCGACATCGCGGTCAAGAAGGCGCGGACCGCCGTGCTGTTCAAGATGCCGTCCGCGGCGATCGGCGAACTGTCACAGCCGGGCGGCGACCTGTACAACATCGAGATCACCAACGGCGGGCTGGTCTCCTTCAGCGGCGGCCTGCCCATCGTCGGCGCGGACGGCCGCATCGTCGGTGGGGTGGGGGCCTCGGGCGGCCTGATCTCCGAGGACGCCGCCGTCGCCGAGGCGTGTCTCGCCCACCAGTAG